The genomic segment ACGTGCCGGTCAGGTGCAGGCGGACCGACAGCTGGTTGAGGTGGCTCAGCAGCACCGCCGGGTCGTGGACGCCGATGGACAGCCACGCGATCAGCGCGAACCGCAGGTGGGCCATCCCGTTGGCCGCGCCCAGGCCGTGGCCGGCCACGTCGCCCACGGCCAGCACCACACGGCCGTCGTCGAGCGGGCCGGCGTGATACCAGTCGCCGCCGACCTGGATCGTGTTGCCGGCCGGCAGGTAGTTGACCAGCACGCTGAGCCCGGGCAGGGACAGGGGTTCGTGCGGCACCGGCTGGATGAGCTGCTGGAGCTGGCCGGCCAGGCGGTGTTCGGCCAGCGCGGTCATCTCGCGGGTGCGCAGCTGGTCGCGCAGGCGGTCGATGGCCGTACGGGAGTCTTCGCGGGCCGTCACGTCCTGAACCACCGCGTTGATCTTCAGGGGGCGGCCGGTGGCGTCGGTCACCACGTCGGAGAGCACGCGCAGGTGTTTGACGTCCGGGCCGATCCGGAACCGCACGGTCACGTCGGAGGTGGCGCCGCTGTCGAGGGTCTGCCAGGCCGTCTCGGCGATCCCGCGGTCGTCGCCGAGCATCGCCGCCGCCTGCTGGACTCGGGTGAGCGGGCCCAGGGCGGGGTCGCGGCCGAAGATCCGGTACATCCCGGGCGACCACTGCGTCTCGCCGGTGATCAGGTCGTACTCGGACCAGCCGAGGCTGCCCAGCAGTTCGGTGTTCTGCATGCGGCGGCGGTCCTCGTCGAGCCGCTGCCACCAGACGAGCAGTCCGTCGAGCACCCGGTGGACGGTCACGTCGAAGAGTGAATGTGCGACCACCCCGGCCTTCTTCTCGTCGTAGCGGAAGTCGGTCAGGTGCGCCGGTTCACCCGTGCGCAGGACGTCGAGGTAGATCTGCCACAACTCGCCGCCGACGATCGCCGGGTACAGGTCGCTCAGCAGCCCGTCGATCCGGCTGGGGCCGCGGTGGTAGATGTCGTCGCCCCGGCCGCCGGCGGCCGCGATGCGGAAGTCCCGCACGACCCCGTCGGTGCCGGTCACGGGCACGAGCCAGGAGCATCCGGCGGGGATGACTGACAGCATTTCCCGTACGACGCGGGCGACGTCCTCGTCGGCCATGCGCTCAGCGTAGTGGTCGTCGATGCGGGCCCACGGTGACGCACCGCAGCCCCTCGCTAATCCGTTGTTGAGCTTGATAGCATCCCGCGGATCACGCCAGCCCCGTGCGAGTGGGCGTATCCCCGGGTCCGCAAAAACGGAGGTCTTCAATGTCCGACAACCGCATGAAGGATCGTGTCAAAGTGCTGCTCAATGGGACGTCAGCGGACAGCCAGACCTCCGAACACGCTCTCGTCGCGCCGCAGCCGGGCCAGCAGCCGCAGGCGCCGGCGGCCGGTCAGGCGGCGGCCCCGGCTCAGCCCGCGCAGCCGGGTCAGCCCGGCCAGCCCGGCCAGCCCGGCCAGAATCAGGCCCTGCAGGTGCTGACCCTGGCCCAGCGCACGGCCGAGGAGCATGTCGCGCGGGCCCACCACCAGGCCGACAAGATCCGTACGGATGCGCTGGCCGCCGCCGAGCAGGTCGCCCGGGACGCGCAGGTGCACGCGCACAACGTGCGCCGCGAGGCCGAGAAGATCCTGACCGACGCCCGCGCCGCCGCCGAGCAGATCGCCCGCGACTCGCACGCCCGGACGGAGGAGGCGCGGCGCAACGCCGAGAAGATCGTTTCCGACGCCCGCTCGCAGGCCGAGACCGTCGCCGAGGACGCCCAGGCGACCGCCGATCACCTCAACCTGCAGGCCCGTCAGCGCTACGACGACGTCGTGGGCAGCCTCGGCGCCAAGCGGGAGGCGCTGCAGCAGCAGATCGAGGCGCTCGAGCAGTTCGACCGGGAGTACCGGGCGCGCCTGACCAATTTCATGCAGGGTCAGCTGCGGGCCCTCTGGGTCGACCAGCCGCAGGTGCAAGGCGAGCTCGACGAGGCCGGCGCCGAGAAGGCGGGCCCGCGGCACGGCGCGGCCGAGGCCGACGAGGCCGTCCCCGCGCAGCGCCACAGCGAGGAAGATGCTGTGGAATCCGAGGAGGATGAGCGCACCAAGCGCTGATTCCGTGGAAACCGGGCACGCTGGGTTATGGACTCACGTGCGCCGGGGTCTTACCGTCGGTAAGTGCGCGGCTCGCCCGGGGCCGCGCTCCGACGGGAGGCCGTCGCGTGACCGAGTTCGTGGGACGCCAGGCCGAGCTGCGTGAGCTGCTCGGCGGCGCTTGCCGTCCCGGGCTCGTGGTGCACGGTCCGGCCGGCGTCGGCAAGAGCCGCCTGGTCGCCGAGCTGCTGCGCCGGCTCGACCGGGAGCTGCCGGGTGCTCTGACCGTACGGGTGCCGGGCAGCGCCACGGCCGACGAGGTGGTGATCGCGCTCGGTGAGCCCCGTGTGATCACGGAACCGGTCACCCTCGTCGTCGACGACCTGGCCACCGTGCCGGTCACCGGTGGTGGGGGCCGGGCCGAACCGGTCGACGCCGCGCTGGCCGGGTTCCTGACGGCCTGGGTCCGCGAGCCCCGGCCGCGCCGGCTCGTGATCACCAGCCGGCATCCGATCGCCCTGCCCGGCCGCGGCCACCACCGCCTGACCGAGCTGCGCCTGGGCCCGCTCACCAGCGACGACGCCTGCCTGCTGATGGCTCAGCTGCCCGGCCTGGGCACGCTCGACGCGGCCCAGCGGGAGCGGGCATGGGCGTGCTGCGGGGGTCATCCGCGCGCGCTGGAATATCTGGACACGCTGCTCTGCCACGGCACGGCCGGTTTCGCCGACGTGGCCGAGCGGCTCGAGGGTGTGCTGGCCGAGAACGGCATCGGCGACCCGGCCGAGTGGATCAGGCGGGGTGGGCCGCTGGCCGAGGCGATGACCACCACCGTCGACGACGTGCTGGTGCAGGAACTGCTCGAAGTGCGCTATCACGCGTATCGGGCGGGCGACGCCGCGCACCGGCTGGGCGACGCCGACGACGCCGCCGGGCATCACCGCCGGGCGCTGGCCATCGACGAACGGCTCGGGCAGCGGGCCGGTCCGGCCGGCTGGCAGCGGCTCGGGCTGACGGCCGGTGAGAGCGACGGCGCGGGCCCGGCCGAGCTCGAGCGTCAGCTGCGGCACGCGCTCGCGGTCGACGCCGAACTCGGCAACCGGGCCGGGATGGCCTCCGGCCTGCACCGGCTGGGCCTGGTGTGCACGCTGACCGGGCGGCTGCCGGCCGCCGTCGCGCTGCACTGCCGGGCCTTCGCCACCGAGCTGGCGCTGGGGTCGCCGGACGCGCCGATCGAGCTGGCCGAGCTGAGCCGGCTGCGGGCGGCCCTGGGCGACGCGGCGTTCCGGCAGGCGGCGGGCGAAGTGCTGCCCGCGGCGTCGCTCAACGGACTGGCCCGCATGCTCGACGACTTCATGACGGCCGGCGAGCACCGCTACAACTGAGGCCTCAGGCCTCGTCCAGGACCTTCTGGATCGCGGTGAGCAGCTGCGCCTTGCTGAACGGCTTCTCGACCAGGGTGACCCCCGGTGCCAGCGTGCCCTGCGAGGCGAGCACGGGCCGGGCGTAGCCGGACATGAACAGCACCTTGGCCCCGGGCCGCACCGCGGCGAAGCGTTCGGCCAGGTCGCGCCCGAGCATGTGTGGCATGACGACGTCGGTCAGCAGCACGTCGATCGGGCCCTCGTGCGCTTCGGCCAGGGCCAGCGCGGCCGGGCCGTCCGCGGCGATCAGCACCTCGTGCCCGGCGCCGAGCAGGATCCGGTTGAGCACGCCGCGCAGGGCGGGCTCGTCCTCGACGGCCAGGATCGTGGCCCGGCGGGTCTGCCCGGCATCGGTCTCGGTCTCGTCGCGGGTGAGGGCGGCGGGTGCGGCATCGGTGGTCGGCAGCAGGATCGTGAACGTGGTGCCCATGCCCGGCTCGGAGTAGACGTTGAGATCGCCCCCGGCCGCGGTCACGATGCCGTAGACGGTGGCCAGCCCGAGCCCGGTGCCCTGCCCGGCCGGCTTCGTCGTGTAGAACGGCTCGAACGCCCGCTCGATCACCTCGGGCGGCATCCCGGTGCCGGTGTCGCTGACCCGCAGCCGTACGTACCGGCCGGGGTTGAGGTGCGGGCGACCCGACGCGTAGTGCCGGTCGACCTGCAGCGGCTCGGTCTCGATGGTCAGCTCACCCCCGCGCGGCATCGCGTCGCGCGCGTTGACGGCCAGGTTCACCAGCACCTGATCGAGCTGCCCGGGGTCGGCCGTGACCGCGGGCAGGTCGGCCGTGAGCCGTACGGAGAGGGTGATGTGCTCGCCGATGGACCGGCGCAGCATCTGCTCGATGTCCGTCACCACGTCGTTGATGTCGAGCGGGCGCGGGCGCACGACCTCGCGCCGGGCGAACGCGAGCAGCTGGTGGGTGAGATCGGCCCCGCGCTGGGCGGCCTTGGAGATCTGGGCCGCGTCGCCGGCGATCTCGTCGAGCCCGGCATCGGTGGCCGATTCGGCGATGAACGTCGCGTAGTTGGCGATCACCGCGATCAGGTTGTTGAAGTCGTGCGCGACCCCGCCGGCCAGCTGGCCCAGACCCTCCAGCCGCTGGGTGCGCTGCAGCTGGGCCTCCATCCGGGCCCGTTCGGCCTCGGCCTGCAGCTGCCGCAGGCCCTCCTGGGCGCGCACCCTTTCGGTGATGTCGCGGACCACCGCGCAGCGCAGCCGGCCCTCGTCGGTGGGCAGCAGGCTCATCGACACCTCGACCGGGATCGTGGCGCCGTCCATCCGGTGGGCCAGCGTCGGCGCCGCCTCGGGGCCGGGCTCGGCTCCGGGAGTGCCGGGCAGCGCCGGGGTGAGCAGGTCGTTGATCGGGCGGCCGAGCAGCCCGGTGCGGGTCAGGCCGAAGAGCTGCTCGGCCTGGGTGTTGGCGAGCACGATCCGCCCGTCGTCGCCGATGCCGACGAAGGCGTCCGGCGCGGCCTCCAGCAGCGCCTGCAGGCTCGACTCGAGCCGTTCGCGCGGGCCGACGGCGCGGGCGATCACGGTGAACCCGAGCAGGTGGTCGTCCTCGATCAGCGGCGACATCGTGAGCGTGACCAGGACCCAGCGGCCGTCGCGGTGGCGGCGCTGGGTCCGGAAGCGTTCCAGGCGGGCCCCCGCGGCCAGCAGCGTCATCATCTCGCGCTGGTCGCCGCGCCGGTCGGGCGGGACGAGCAGGTCGGCGCTGCGCCCGACGATCTCGCCGGCCGGCCAGCCCAGCAGCGCCTCGCCGGCCGGGTTCCACGAGAGCACGGTGAAGTCGGGGCTGACCGTCCAGATCGCGTCGTGGGCCGAGCGCACGGCCGCGTCCGGCAGGTGCGCCGACTCGGCCTGCCGCGTCGATCCGTACGTTTCGCCCATAACAGGACCACGTTAGCGATTTCGGCGAGCTGGTCGTACCGCTTTGCCTAGGCTGGCCCCGTGAGCGTGCTGGGGGAGCAGGCGACAGTCCTGCCCGAGGTCGATCCTCAGCGTCCCAGCGTGGCCCGGATCTACAACTTCCTGCTGGGTGGACGGCACAACTTCGCCGCCGACCGGCAGGCCGCGGCCGCGGCGCAGTCGGTGATGCCCGAGCTGCCGGCCATCCTGCGGCTCAACCGGCAGTTCCTGCGCGAGGCCGTCCGCCTGGCCGACGAGGCGGGCATCGATCAGTACCTCGACCTGGGGTGCGGCATCCCGTCGGCCGGTGACGCCTACGACGTGGCGCGCCGGGTGCGGCCGGGCTGCCGGGTGGTGGGCGTGGACGTGGAGCCGGTCGCCTTCGTGCACGGCCGCCTGCGCTCCGACGGTGATCCGGGAGCCGACGTCCTCTACGCCGACCTGCTCGACGCCCACCAGGTGCTGGCTTCCCCGCCCGTACGGGGTCTGCTCGCTCTTGATCGTCCGGTGTGCCTGCTGATGGTGGCCGTGGCCCACTTCATCCCCGACACCGGACGGCTGACCGAGGCGCTCGCGGTTTATCGCGACGCCGTGCCGCGGGGCAGCCTGCTGGCGCTGACCCACGCCTGCCGCAAGGGCGGCTCACCGCAGATCGACCAGGTGCGGCGGATCTACAACAACACCACCGCCCCGCTCGCGACGCGTGACGCCGCCGAGGCGGCCGTGCTGTTCGGCGACTGGCCGGTCCTCGGGCCGGGGCTGCAGACGTTCGGCGAGTGGTGTTCGGTGCCGGGCCGCCGGCGCGAGAGCGGCACCGCGGAGTCGGCGTTCCTCGTAGGGGTGGCTCGCAAGCCATAACGTTAAATCAGCACATCAGTGACTTATTGCGCGCATGCTGAGGGGAAGTGGCCCCGATCCCGCGGAGCGAAGATGCCGGTAGTTCTGATCGCCGAGGACGACGAAGACATCGCCCTGATCCTCTCCCGGCTGCTCAAGCGGGCCGGCTACACGGTGCTGCACGCGCCGGACGGGCAGCGGGCTTTCGAGCTGGCGGTCGCCCACCGGCCCGACGTGCTGCTGACGGATCTGGGGATGCCGCGCATGGACGGCCTCGAGCTGACCCGAGCCGTCCGCGAGCACGCCGAACTGCGGGACATGCCGATCGTCATGCTCAGTGGTCACCTGCATCCGGGCGACGGCGAGCCCACCGCCGCCGGGGTCTGCGTGGTGCTGCTCAAGCCCTGCCCGAACGACAAGCTGCGTGAGGTCGTCAACGAGCTGACCGAACTGGGCCCGCACGGGCATCAGGGCGCCGGCAGCGCCTGTCCGGCGAGGTGGCCCGTCTCCGCTTGATTGTCATGCGACATATAAATGTGGACGTAGGGTATAAATAGCCGAGCCCGCGACCGCGGGCGTGCCGCGCGGCTGATCGGGCAACCCATGGTCATGGTCGACGAGACCGTCCTGGCCGATCCGGATCGCCTCGGCGCGGTCCGCACGGCAAAACACGCGCTGCCGGCCCTGCCGCTCGCCCCCGACGCCCTGGCCCGGCTGGCCGCCCGCCTGCTCGAGGCGCCCGAGGCCCAGCTCACCCTGGTCGACCGCGAGGGTGTGCTGCTGGCCGGCGGCCAGGGCCCGCCCGACGCCGACATCGCCCGCTGGGCCGTCTCGGCCGGTGAGGCCGTGCAGCGGGCGGACCCGCCGTCCTTCCTCGCGGTCCCGGTGCTCGACGGGGCCGGGCTGCCGGTCGGTGCGCTGGCCGTCCTCGACCCCGCCGCCCGCCGCTGGACCGGCGAGAACGCCCGCATCCTGACCGAGCTGACCGCGCTGGCCAGCCCCGGCGCGAGCGCCTCGTTCCTGGCCTCGCTCATCGACAACCTGCCGGTGGGGGTGATCGCCTGCGACGCCGACGGCGACATCGCCGTGGTCAACCGGCCCGTCCGCGAGCTGATCGGCCTGCCCGCGGACGCGGCCCCGCGGCTGTATCCGACCCGGGCCACCGGCGCGCTGTTCGACGCCGGGGGCCGGGCCGTCCCGTGGCGTGAGTCGCCGATCCAGCGGGCCGCGCGGGGTGAACGCGTCGACACCGACCTGGTGGTGCGGGTGGCCGGGCGCCGCGAGCGGATCATCACGGCGACCGCCCAGCCGATCCTCGACGACGACGGCCGCCGCCTCGGGGCCGTGGCCGTCGCCCGCGAGGTCACCGCGCTGCGCCGGGCCGAACGGTTCCGCGACTGTCACCGGGCCGTCGAGGAGGCGCTGAACGTGGCCGGCTCGGCCGCCGAGGCCGCGCCCGGCGTGCTGGCCGCGCTGGGCACGACGCTGGGCTGGCCCGCGGCTGAGCTGTGGCTGGCCGACGAGGACTCCGGTGAACTGAGCGTCGGCGGCCGCTGGTGCGCGCCGGGCCGCGGCCTGGAGGAGGTGCTGACGTTCACGCCGATCAAGGGGTCCGGCATCACCGGCCGGGTCTGGGCCACGGGCCGGCCGATCTGGGTGCCCGACATCGCCGACTCGGCCAGCCTGCGCACCCCGCTGGAACGCCGCCGTGCGGCCGCCTGCCTGCGGGCCGGGCTGCGCACGGTGCTGGCCGTGCCGGTGCGCGACGCCGACACCGTGCTGGGCGTGCTGACCTGTTACGGCGACGCCCCCGAGCCGCACGAGGATCTGCTGGCCCTGCTGCTCGACGGGGTGGCGGCCCGGATCGGGGTGTACGTGGCGCTGCGCCGGGCGGAGGCGCTGGCCCGGCAGTTGTCGCGGGCCAAGGACGACTTCATCGCGCTGGTCAGCCACGAGATGCGCACCCCGCTGACCTCGATCGTGGCCAGCGCGTCGATGCTGGGCGACGAGCAGTCCGGGCTCGACGAGGAGAGCCGGGCCATGGTCGACGCCGTGCATCGCAACGCCACCAGCCTGCGCGCGGTGGTCGACACGCTGCTCGACCTGGCCGGGCTCGACTCCGGGCACGTGGCGCTGCGCACCGAGGAGGTCGACCTGGCGCAGATCGTGGACGCGGCGCTGACCGCGGCCCGGCCGCACGCCGTGGCCAACGGGGTGCGCCTGCGGCACGAGCGCGACGAGCCGCTGCCCATGGTGGGCGACCCGCACCGGCTGCGTCAGGTGGTCGACGACCTGCTGGCCAATGCGATCAAGTACAGCCCGCGGGGCGGCGACGTCGAGATCGAGCTGGTCGAGCGGGCCGGGATGGCCGAGCTGACAGTGGCCGACCACGGCATCGGCACCCCGGCCGAGGAGCGCGACCGCGTCTTCGACCGCTTCTATCGCGCCAGCAACGTGCGTCACCAGGGCATCGCGGGCAAAGGGCTGGGGCTGAGCCTGGCCCGGGCGATCGTCGACCTGCACGGGGGCACCATCCGCCTCAGCGGTCACCCGCCGCACGGCACGACGGTTCTCATCCGGTTGCCGATCTCGCCCAGGCCTTAGCCACCGTCGGTAAACGTCCGATGAAGCGAGTACAGGGACTTCATCCGGACGGTTTGGCGGGGGAGAGAATGACGAACGTGCTGGCGCCGGAGACCGGTGCGGCCACCAGGCCGACCGTGCTGCTCGTGGACGACGAGTCCGCGATCCTCGACACGCTCTCGCTGCAGCTGCGCCGCGACCACAAGGTGCTCGTGGCCGGGAGCGGCGCCGAGGCGTTGCGCCTGCTCGCCTCGTCCGGCCCGGTCGCCGCCGTGATCAGCGACCTGCGCATGCCCGAGATGGACGGCGTCGAGCTGCTGCGCCGGGTCCAGCTCGAATACCCTGACACCACCCGCGTGCTGCACACCGCGCAGAGCGACCTGAGCGCGGCCATCGCGGCCATCAACGACGGCGGCGTCTACCGCTACCTGGCCAAGCCGGTGCCGACCGACGAGCTGCGCAGCACCGTGCAGGAGGCGGTGGAGCTGCACGGGCGTTCGACGGCCGACCGCCAGCTGCTCGACAAGACCCTCAAGACCAGCCTGCAGGCGCTGTTCGGCTGTCTGCAGCTGGCCAGCCCGCTCGCCTTCGCCCGGGCCGGCCGCATCCGTACGCTGGTCTCCGAGCTCTGCCACGAGATGCAGCTGGACGCGCTGTGGGAGATCGAGGTCGCCGCCATGGCCTCCCAGCTGGGCGCGGTCACCCTGCCGCCGACCGTGCTGGCCAAGCTGGACAAGGGCCTGCCCTGCACCGAGGAGGAGCAGGCCATGGTCGACGGCATGCCCGGCGTCGCCGTGCAGCTGCTCAAGAACATCCCGATGCTCGAAGACGTCATCCAGATCGTCCGCGGGCTCGGCCTCAACCCGCCGCCGCACCCGAGCCCGCTGGCCGAGACCGCGGTCGACGTGATCCGTACGGCCATCGACTTCGAGACCCTGGAGAGCCGCGGCCTCGAGGTGGAGAGCGCGATCACGGTGCTCGAGTGCCGCGACCACAGCGCTCTGCACGTGCTCTCCGCGCTGCGCAAGGTCAAGGGTTGCGTGCAGGTCAAGGAGAAGGTTCGCGGCCTGCGCGTGGTCGACCTCGAGACCGGCATGCGCGTCGCCGAGGACATCGTGGCCACCAACGGTCTCGTACTGATCGGCCGCGGCATGATCGTCACCGAGCTGCTGCTGGACCGGCTCAACAACTTCGCCCGCATGATCGAGATCATCGAGCCCGTGCTGGCCGTGCCGGGCGCACGAAGGTACTAGCCCTCGGCCGCAATCTTCTCCAGCACCGGGTAGACCAGCGCCTGCTCGCAGGCGATGCGGCCGAGCATCAGATCGGGATCGGGCACGACGCCGTCACGGGCGGCGTGCTCGATCTCGGCGAACACCCGGGCCAGGCTGTCCGCCCCGATGTTGGTGGCCGAGCCCTTCAGCGCGTGCGCGTGCTCCCGCAGCATCCCGGGGTCACCGCCGCGCAGCAGCTCGGCCAGCTGGTCGACGCCGGCCGGGTTCTTCTCGAGGAACGACCGGACCAACCGGCCCAGCAGCGCCCGCTCGCCCGGCCCGGGATCGTCACCGGCGATGTCGGCCAGCCGCTCGCGAACCTCGTCCTCCCGGCTGCGCTCCATGCGCTCCATCCTGCGTCGCCGCGTTCCCGCCGGGGGCGCGAACAGCCGAACTTCGCCGCTTCCCCGCGGAGGCGCGAACAGCCGAACTTCGCCGCGTCCCCGCGGGGGCGCGAACAGCCGGATTTCGCCCGCGTCCCCGCCCGGGGCCGCGAACAGCCGAACGGAGATCGGTGAATAGTCCTACTCCACCGCCCGCGGCTGCCGATTGTTCCGGGGTGGCCATCATGCGGGAACCTCTGAAGTACGTGCTGGCCGCCACCGCCGTCCTGCTCACGGGCGCGCTGTGGTTCCTGACCCGGATCGGGCCGGACGCCGTGGCGTACCTGTTCATGCCGATCGGCGGGGTGGCCGGTGTCTGGTCGGTCGTCGCGCTGCTGCGCCACGCCCGGCTCGACCCGGCGGCCCGCCGCTTCTGGCGTCTGCTGCTGATCGCGCTGACCAGCGTCGCCGGCGGGTACGCCTGGCTGGCCGTGCGCGCGTTCCGCATCTCCCCGGAGCTGCCCACCATCGGGCCCGGCACCGTCGTGCCGGCCGCGTTCGGCATCCTGGTCGCCATGTGGGCCGTGGGCCGCGTGCCCGTCGGCATCACCGGCCGGCCGGAGCGCCGCAAGCAGCTCATCGACCGCGCGATCGCCCTGGTCAGCGGAGGCGCGCTGATGTGGGGTCTCGGGCTCGCCCCGCTCGTCACCAACCAGCACAACTACAGCGGGCAGGCGCTCGCGCTGATCGGCCTCACCT from the Paractinoplanes abujensis genome contains:
- a CDS encoding PAS domain-containing hybrid sensor histidine kinase/response regulator, which translates into the protein MGETYGSTRQAESAHLPDAAVRSAHDAIWTVSPDFTVLSWNPAGEALLGWPAGEIVGRSADLLVPPDRRGDQREMMTLLAAGARLERFRTQRRHRDGRWVLVTLTMSPLIEDDHLLGFTVIARAVGPRERLESSLQALLEAAPDAFVGIGDDGRIVLANTQAEQLFGLTRTGLLGRPINDLLTPALPGTPGAEPGPEAAPTLAHRMDGATIPVEVSMSLLPTDEGRLRCAVVRDITERVRAQEGLRQLQAEAERARMEAQLQRTQRLEGLGQLAGGVAHDFNNLIAVIANYATFIAESATDAGLDEIAGDAAQISKAAQRGADLTHQLLAFARREVVRPRPLDINDVVTDIEQMLRRSIGEHITLSVRLTADLPAVTADPGQLDQVLVNLAVNARDAMPRGGELTIETEPLQVDRHYASGRPHLNPGRYVRLRVSDTGTGMPPEVIERAFEPFYTTKPAGQGTGLGLATVYGIVTAAGGDLNVYSEPGMGTTFTILLPTTDAAPAALTRDETETDAGQTRRATILAVEDEPALRGVLNRILLGAGHEVLIAADGPAALALAEAHEGPIDVLLTDVVMPHMLGRDLAERFAAVRPGAKVLFMSGYARPVLASQGTLAPGVTLVEKPFSKAQLLTAIQKVLDEA
- a CDS encoding SAM-dependent methyltransferase — encoded protein: MSVLGEQATVLPEVDPQRPSVARIYNFLLGGRHNFAADRQAAAAAQSVMPELPAILRLNRQFLREAVRLADEAGIDQYLDLGCGIPSAGDAYDVARRVRPGCRVVGVDVEPVAFVHGRLRSDGDPGADVLYADLLDAHQVLASPPVRGLLALDRPVCLLMVAVAHFIPDTGRLTEALAVYRDAVPRGSLLALTHACRKGGSPQIDQVRRIYNNTTAPLATRDAAEAAVLFGDWPVLGPGLQTFGEWCSVPGRRRESGTAESAFLVGVARKP
- a CDS encoding sensor histidine kinase; translated protein: MVMVDETVLADPDRLGAVRTAKHALPALPLAPDALARLAARLLEAPEAQLTLVDREGVLLAGGQGPPDADIARWAVSAGEAVQRADPPSFLAVPVLDGAGLPVGALAVLDPAARRWTGENARILTELTALASPGASASFLASLIDNLPVGVIACDADGDIAVVNRPVRELIGLPADAAPRLYPTRATGALFDAGGRAVPWRESPIQRAARGERVDTDLVVRVAGRRERIITATAQPILDDDGRRLGAVAVAREVTALRRAERFRDCHRAVEEALNVAGSAAEAAPGVLAALGTTLGWPAAELWLADEDSGELSVGGRWCAPGRGLEEVLTFTPIKGSGITGRVWATGRPIWVPDIADSASLRTPLERRRAAACLRAGLRTVLAVPVRDADTVLGVLTCYGDAPEPHEDLLALLLDGVAARIGVYVALRRAEALARQLSRAKDDFIALVSHEMRTPLTSIVASASMLGDEQSGLDEESRAMVDAVHRNATSLRAVVDTLLDLAGLDSGHVALRTEEVDLAQIVDAALTAARPHAVANGVRLRHERDEPLPMVGDPHRLRQVVDDLLANAIKYSPRGGDVEIELVERAGMAELTVADHGIGTPAEERDRVFDRFYRASNVRHQGIAGKGLGLSLARAIVDLHGGTIRLSGHPPHGTTVLIRLPISPRP
- a CDS encoding response regulator, which produces MTNVLAPETGAATRPTVLLVDDESAILDTLSLQLRRDHKVLVAGSGAEALRLLASSGPVAAVISDLRMPEMDGVELLRRVQLEYPDTTRVLHTAQSDLSAAIAAINDGGVYRYLAKPVPTDELRSTVQEAVELHGRSTADRQLLDKTLKTSLQALFGCLQLASPLAFARAGRIRTLVSELCHEMQLDALWEIEVAAMASQLGAVTLPPTVLAKLDKGLPCTEEEQAMVDGMPGVAVQLLKNIPMLEDVIQIVRGLGLNPPPHPSPLAETAVDVIRTAIDFETLESRGLEVESAITVLECRDHSALHVLSALRKVKGCVQVKEKVRGLRVVDLETGMRVAEDIVATNGLVLIGRGMIVTELLLDRLNNFARMIEIIEPVLAVPGARRY
- a CDS encoding ATP-binding protein; this translates as MTEFVGRQAELRELLGGACRPGLVVHGPAGVGKSRLVAELLRRLDRELPGALTVRVPGSATADEVVIALGEPRVITEPVTLVVDDLATVPVTGGGGRAEPVDAALAGFLTAWVREPRPRRLVITSRHPIALPGRGHHRLTELRLGPLTSDDACLLMAQLPGLGTLDAAQRERAWACCGGHPRALEYLDTLLCHGTAGFADVAERLEGVLAENGIGDPAEWIRRGGPLAEAMTTTVDDVLVQELLEVRYHAYRAGDAAHRLGDADDAAGHHRRALAIDERLGQRAGPAGWQRLGLTAGESDGAGPAELERQLRHALAVDAELGNRAGMASGLHRLGLVCTLTGRLPAAVALHCRAFATELALGSPDAPIELAELSRLRAALGDAAFRQAAGEVLPAASLNGLARMLDDFMTAGEHRYN
- a CDS encoding response regulator — encoded protein: MPVVLIAEDDEDIALILSRLLKRAGYTVLHAPDGQRAFELAVAHRPDVLLTDLGMPRMDGLELTRAVREHAELRDMPIVMLSGHLHPGDGEPTAAGVCVVLLKPCPNDKLREVVNELTELGPHGHQGAGSACPARWPVSA
- a CDS encoding Hpt domain-containing protein yields the protein MERSREDEVRERLADIAGDDPGPGERALLGRLVRSFLEKNPAGVDQLAELLRGGDPGMLREHAHALKGSATNIGADSLARVFAEIEHAARDGVVPDPDLMLGRIACEQALVYPVLEKIAAEG
- a CDS encoding PP2C family protein-serine/threonine phosphatase produces the protein MADEDVARVVREMLSVIPAGCSWLVPVTGTDGVVRDFRIAAAGGRGDDIYHRGPSRIDGLLSDLYPAIVGGELWQIYLDVLRTGEPAHLTDFRYDEKKAGVVAHSLFDVTVHRVLDGLLVWWQRLDEDRRRMQNTELLGSLGWSEYDLITGETQWSPGMYRIFGRDPALGPLTRVQQAAAMLGDDRGIAETAWQTLDSGATSDVTVRFRIGPDVKHLRVLSDVVTDATGRPLKINAVVQDVTAREDSRTAIDRLRDQLRTREMTALAEHRLAGQLQQLIQPVPHEPLSLPGLSVLVNYLPAGNTIQVGGDWYHAGPLDDGRVVLAVGDVAGHGLGAANGMAHLRFALIAWLSIGVHDPAVLLSHLNQLSVRLHLTGTSVICVHDPATHTLTWSRAGHAAPLLARDGQASALPLARGMLLGADPQATYESLCLQVAPGDMLLLYTDGLVERRTGPPLLPHVVDLLAAAWARTASARTASARTASARTAAPPPDSAATTPPSPGSAATTPPPAGSAATAPPPDAMTVLVRGLTTPSPDDDTCTLLITVEP